The proteins below come from a single Bombyx mori chromosome 7, ASM3026992v2 genomic window:
- the LOC101741755 gene encoding transient receptor potential channel pyrexia (The RefSeq protein has 1 substitution compared to this genomic sequence): MGHLEYVLAGSSPPAESAPNMYDSFEEPPLDLTAHICADSLRQSAHEQMRAVGGRLRLLDELESGVIPADATTDAFATATDAEKNVCLFWTAFLKLANLLPPLIEVGADPLYYDSLGLSPLHVAAFSGSVECASYLLSCGADPNYMPRCFAPLHCAAFGNSVQVANLLIARGASVHAAVKYINCEGGLLHCAVRANSAECLKLFISHGVDVNLIEPGGTNAIHLAADLGVKQCLIILLDTPGADPNVRTRVGDRESTALHLAADGGFVECVDLLLSKGADASLKNHRGFTALHLAARSASLECVESLLRKGNADPNAMDFDKRTPLHAAIGKSDSACDIIETLISWGANVNQKDEYGFTPLHLAALDGLSACVETLIYHGADVTTRSKKGNSALNVIARKTPASLAMVTRKLDCAITLHHSQSSNREVELELDFRSILQHCYPREISYLNTFVDEGQKEVLLHPLCSAFLYIKWEKIRKYYVARLFLSFIFVLCLTLYVLTALAHNCYDGSKDMEETIQEQELCQKQSILGDLLRKNPFVIEMQWWVLAGITIFEIFRKVYGIAGYSTVKQYLMQSENIIEWFVIISVFLISYIYTNITYTWQNHVGAFAVLAGWTNLMMMIGQLPVFGTYVAMYQKVQKEFAKLLMAYSCILIGFTISFCVIFPDSSSFANPFMGFITVLTMMIGELNLDLLLNEPDGNDPPVLLEFSAQITYVLFLMFVTVVLMNLLVGIAVHDIQGLRKTAGLSKLVRQTKLISYMELALFNGYLPKCLLKILHSSALVSPQAYRVVLSVKPLNPSEKRLPRDIMMAAYDIAKMRKQYGHTISSSGSTTGAYSCFKKYESNNDSGYREYGYSGLGSIHARLDETSEHVRQLTQEVKELKKLINAQQLVIQQALVGAMDRP, translated from the coding sequence ATGGGGCACCTCGAGTACGTGCTGGCCGGCTCCTCGCCGCCGGCCGAGAGCGCACCCAATATGTACGACAGCTTCGAGGAGCCACCTCTGGACCTGACCGCGCACATCTGTGCCGACTCACTGCGTCAGAGCGCCCACGAGCAAATGCGAGCCGTCGGCGGGCGGTTGCGCCTCCTTGATGAGCTCGAGAGTGGAGTCATTCCAGCTGACGCGACGACTGACGCCTTCGCGACCGCCACCGATGCCGAAAAGAACGTCTGCTTATTTTGGACCGCGTTTTTGAAACTCGCCAACTTGCTACCACCGCTGATTGAGGTTGGGGCGGACCCCCTGTACTACGACTCTCTGGGCCTGTCTCCGCTGCACGTGGCCGCGTTCAGTGGTTCCGTAGAATGCGCCAGTTATCTGCTGTCGTGCGGCGCGGACCCTAATTATATGCCCCGGTGTTTTGCGCCGCTTCACTGTGCCGCATTCGGTAACTCGGTACAAGTGGCTAATTTGCTAATAGCTCGCGGTGCGTCCGTGCACGCGGCTGTAAAGTACATCAATTGCGAAGGAGGTCTCCTTCACTGTGCGGTGCGAGCTAATTCCGCGGAGTGCCTCAAATTGTTTATATCGCACGGAGTTGACGTGAACTTGATCGAGCCGGGCGGTACTAATGCCATTCACCTCGCCGCTGATTTGGGCGTTAAACAGTGTCTTATAATATTGCTTGACACGCCCGGAGCCGACCCTAATGTTAGAACAAGAGTAGGGGACAGAGAATCCACCGCTTTGCATTTAGCCGCCGACGGTGGCTTTGTTGAGTGTGTCGATTTGTTACTCAGCAAAGGTGCAGATGCGAGTTTGAAGAATCATAGGGGGTTCACAGCGTTACATTTGGCAGCTCGGTCTGCGAGTTTAGAATGCGTGGAATCCTTACTCCGGAAAGGCAATGCCGACCCCAACGCTATGGATTTTGATAAACGAACACCGCTACATGCAGCTATCGGAAAATCGGATTCCGCTTGTGATATCATCGAAACCTTAATCAGTTGGGGCGCCAACGTAAACCAAAAAGATGAATACGGATTTACTCCACTGCACCTAGCCGCACTTGACGGACTGTCGGCCTGCGTGGAGACCTTGATATATCACGGTGCTGACGTCACAACGAGATCTAAGAAGGGAAACTCGGCCCTTAATGTAATCGCTAGAAAAACGCCCGCTTCACTCGCGATGGTAACTAGAAAATTGGACTGCGCCATTACTCTACATCACTCGCAGTCGAGCAATAGAGAAGTTGAATTGGAGCTTGATTTTCGTAGCATATTGCAGCATTGTTATCCGCGAGAGATCAGCTATTTGAATACGTTCGTCGACGAAGGCCAAAAAGAAGTCCTACTTCACCCACTGTGCTCGGCCTTTCTGTACATTAAATGGGAGAAAATACGTAAATATTATGTGGCAAGGTTAtttttgagttttatttttgttttatgccTCACATTGTATGTATTAACAGCACTCGCGCACAATTGTTATAACGGTAGCAAGGACATGGAGGAGACAATACAAGAGCAGGAGTTGTGTCAAAAGCAATCCATCCTTGGTGACCTATTAAGGAAAAATCCATTCGTAATTGAAATGCAATGGTGGGTTCTAGCCGGGATAACGATATTTGAGATATTTAGGAAGGTATACGGGATCGCTGGATATTCGACCGTCAAACAGTATTTGATGCAATCGGAGAACATTATTGAGTGGTTCGTGATCATTAGTGTTTTCCTAATTTCGTATATATACACAAACATCACGTATACATGGCAGAACCACGTCGGCGCTTTCGCGGTGCTCGCTGGGTGGACGAACCTCATGATGATGATCGGACAGCTACCCGTTTTCGGCACCTACGTCGCGATGTACCAAAAAGTACAAAAGGAATTTGCCAAATTGCTTATGGCCTATTCGTGTATCCTAATCGGTTTCACGATAAGTTTCTGCGTTATCTTCCCGGACTCGTCCTCGTTTGCGAATCCGTTTATGGGCTTCATAACCGTCTTGACAATGATGATCGGGGAGCTAAATTTAGATTTACTACTCAACGAGCCAGATGGAAACGACCCTCCTGTCTTGCTCGAGTTTTCTGCGCAGATAACCTACGTGTTATTCCTAATGTTTGTTACGGTCGTATTGATGAATTTACTGGTCGGCATAGCGGTCCACGATATTCAGGGTTTGAGGAAAACCGCTGGCCTTTCAAAGCTGGTTCGACAAACCAAACTGATATCTTACATGGAATTGGCGTTGTTCAATGGATATTTACCGAAATGTCTACTAAAGATACTACATTCTTCAGCTTTGGTTTCGCCCCAGGCCTACAGGGTTGTGCTAAGCGTCAAACCGTTGAACCCAAGCGAGAAGAGACTGCCTAGGGACATAATGATGGCCGCTTACGACATAGCAAAGATGCGGAAGCAATACGGACACACTATATCATCGAGCGGTTCGACAACGGGCGCCTATTCATGCTTCAAAAAGTACGAGAGCAATAACGACTCCGGGTACCGAGAATACGGTTACTCAGGACTCGGAAGCATCCACGCCAGACTCGACGAGACATCGGAACACGTCAGACAATTGACACAGGAAGTCAAGGAATTGAAGAAGCTAATAAACGCGCAGCAACTTGTCATTCAGCAAGCGCTGGTCGGCGCGATGGACCGTCCGTGA